In Gimesia benthica, a single window of DNA contains:
- a CDS encoding alpha/beta hydrolase encodes MALTTRTFGPLSCQIYDQLPAETKPQIIAVVSHGFGAPGDDLVPLGPEILRQNAALADKVQFVFPAAPLSLIEMGIPGGRAWWMLDVAALNEAIATGKIRDQRGQTPDGLLEAGQQYRAMLDALLQETGVPLSQCVLAGFSQGSMVSTEVALQLPEPPAALAIWSGTLLCEERWGVLADQSARFPVQQSHGTQDPILPFDGAIWLKEMLEQRDYAVDFTEFVGPHTIPQPALDKFGSLLADLTSSL; translated from the coding sequence ATGGCTCTCACAACTCGTACCTTCGGTCCTCTCAGCTGCCAGATCTATGATCAGCTTCCCGCTGAGACGAAACCTCAAATCATCGCGGTCGTCTCACACGGATTTGGTGCCCCCGGCGACGACCTGGTTCCCCTGGGTCCGGAAATTCTTCGACAGAATGCGGCACTCGCGGACAAGGTTCAATTCGTATTTCCCGCAGCCCCCCTCTCTCTGATTGAGATGGGAATTCCCGGTGGACGTGCCTGGTGGATGCTGGATGTCGCCGCTCTGAATGAAGCAATCGCAACCGGAAAAATCCGGGATCAGCGCGGTCAGACTCCGGATGGACTGCTGGAAGCGGGCCAACAGTATCGTGCGATGCTCGATGCATTGCTGCAGGAAACAGGCGTCCCGCTGTCTCAGTGCGTGCTTGCTGGGTTTTCACAGGGTTCCATGGTATCCACTGAAGTGGCTCTGCAGTTACCCGAGCCCCCAGCCGCACTGGCAATCTGGTCAGGCACTCTGCTTTGTGAAGAACGCTGGGGTGTCCTGGCGGATCAATCAGCCCGGTTTCCTGTTCAGCAGAGTCATGGCACTCAGGACCCGATTCTGCCTTTCGATGGGGCGATCTGGCTGAAAGAGATGCTGGAACAACGGGATTATGCGGTCGATTTCACAGAATTCGTGGGTCCCCACACCATCCCACAGCCCGCACTGGACAAATTCGGCAGCCTGCTTGCTGATCTGACGAGCAGTCTTTGA
- a CDS encoding YiiD C-terminal domain-containing protein: MLDYDAEEVTAYLHEHIPITRAMQLEVMPPEPDRLRLLARLKPNLNHQETAFGGSIASLGILAGWTLIHLRLHGCERRYKIVIHKSEIEFQRPIEADFEGACLFPEEPVWETFLASLQRKGRARIELNPQVMVNGKVAATIKGIFVIRELSDV; the protein is encoded by the coding sequence ATGCTTGACTATGATGCTGAGGAAGTGACCGCTTATTTGCATGAGCATATTCCAATCACCCGCGCCATGCAGCTGGAAGTGATGCCTCCTGAACCGGATCGCCTGCGGCTGCTGGCCCGATTGAAGCCGAATCTGAATCACCAGGAGACTGCCTTTGGAGGCAGCATTGCCAGTCTCGGAATCCTGGCCGGCTGGACCCTGATCCATCTGCGTCTACATGGTTGTGAACGCAGATATAAAATCGTGATTCACAAAAGTGAAATCGAGTTCCAGCGCCCCATCGAGGCTGATTTTGAAGGGGCATGCCTGTTCCCGGAGGAGCCCGTGTGGGAAACATTCCTGGCATCTCTGCAGCGGAAAGGCAGAGCCCGGATAGAACTAAATCCCCAGGTAATGGTCAACGGCAAGGTTGCCGCGACCATTAAGGGGATCTTCGTCATTCGTGAATTGTCAGACGTCTGA
- a CDS encoding mechanosensitive ion channel domain-containing protein has protein sequence MFCRSRLRTSCLPVGIVLLVLTGFISSSYSQVPKKPAPANGSDSTTTTEEPQITSESIQKRIDQIKNIKDLTEDNQKKAGEFYSQALANLKKAEDLKVATGRYAEDAKNAMQRLDQVKQQIDNLNKLPVPSFDHMQDLPKLQQTLVEEEANLEQFKQQQSNWDEQITGRVNRQKEILTRIAEIDNKISDLEKQLALPAPADEPAIVTDARKTELKTRISLLKTEKPALRSELSSYEAEEAVGYPRVRQDFLKLQTQKQSEKVEALKKQIAKRRNIESEMRVQEARDEVFATNPLLQPLAEKNQQYAEDIQALNHKIQSADQKYSQTSKILDELKKQFTQTKEKETSIGLTGPIGLLLRNQQSSLPDIETRKLSIEKRAKEIDEVHLRLFELDDEWSEFPSAETVTDNIIKDSKRKLSDIEKANLKSIVEETLAKQKEYLDTLIRSNNAYFNKLMDLDVAETQLVKQTEEYADYIQERVFWIKSSPPISFAEAKQIPNSLSWLLSLKHWKQLLEAIQQDIITNPIIYATGIFCFISLLYLAYNVRQQLRIINKEIIRSSFRKFGITARVAFLTLFIAVVWPGFIWFFAWRLGSGLETAPFVKAVDSSLRQVAWLLFFWELIRQICRPLGLGESHFGWYKQTVLYVRKNVRWVISVSVPLLFVTLLLHGKEVDRTQDLLERLFFVALLVTYTIFARRVFHPRSGLFQSIMNYNQEVWYDRLKYLVYFLALAVPCSLILLSLIGFYFTAMSLFHLIFLTLWLFLGVILFRAILLRWILIHHRQLSHKLNQERLEALRKENQESSTPESNIAGITTEEENPADLTKISAQIKRLVNACMLVILLLGAFGIWGDVMPAFNRLDSFKLWSSQVQTEEEIKDSDGNVTTKVTERLEPVTYLDVALALIYALFAVIATRNIPGLLEFLVLQRLPLDSSVKYATTSLARYVVALIGIFVVFNALGLGWSKLQWLATALTFGLGFGLQEIFANFVSGLILLIERPIRVGDIITVDEITGIVSRIRMRATTITNWDRKEYIVPNRDFITGKLLNWTLTDSVNRVTLTVGVAYGTDTNKATDLAMKILMDHPLVLEDPAPSITFESFGDSTLNLILRAYLPDLDNRLLAIHQIHTAIHEQFNAADIEIAFPQRDVHLFYGDKPEMIPPPELPEPETTENTETS, from the coding sequence ATGTTCTGTCGTTCTCGTTTGCGGACATCCTGCCTGCCTGTTGGCATCGTTCTGTTAGTGCTGACTGGATTTATCTCCAGTTCCTATTCCCAGGTGCCCAAGAAACCGGCTCCTGCCAATGGTAGCGATTCAACGACCACAACTGAAGAACCTCAGATCACCAGTGAGTCGATTCAGAAGCGAATCGACCAGATTAAAAATATCAAAGATCTGACTGAGGACAACCAGAAAAAAGCCGGAGAGTTCTACAGCCAGGCACTGGCCAACCTTAAAAAGGCGGAAGACCTTAAGGTGGCTACCGGTCGTTATGCCGAAGATGCTAAAAATGCGATGCAGCGGCTGGACCAGGTCAAGCAGCAGATTGACAACCTCAATAAACTACCTGTACCTTCTTTTGACCATATGCAGGATTTGCCTAAGCTACAGCAAACGCTGGTGGAAGAGGAAGCGAATCTTGAGCAGTTCAAACAACAACAATCCAACTGGGATGAACAGATTACTGGCCGAGTGAATCGGCAGAAAGAGATTCTGACCCGGATCGCAGAGATCGATAATAAGATCAGTGACCTGGAAAAACAGCTGGCACTCCCCGCCCCGGCTGACGAACCGGCTATTGTCACTGATGCCCGCAAGACTGAGCTGAAAACCCGGATCAGCCTGCTGAAGACCGAAAAGCCGGCATTGCGAAGTGAGCTGTCTTCCTATGAGGCCGAGGAGGCCGTTGGTTATCCCCGCGTAAGACAGGACTTTCTGAAACTGCAGACTCAGAAGCAATCTGAAAAGGTAGAGGCACTCAAGAAACAGATTGCCAAACGCCGCAATATCGAATCCGAAATGCGGGTACAGGAAGCCCGGGATGAAGTGTTTGCGACCAATCCGCTGCTGCAACCCCTGGCCGAAAAGAACCAGCAGTATGCCGAAGACATTCAGGCCCTGAACCATAAAATTCAATCGGCCGATCAGAAGTATTCCCAGACCAGTAAAATACTGGATGAGCTCAAAAAGCAGTTTACCCAAACCAAGGAGAAAGAAACATCCATCGGTCTGACCGGACCGATTGGGTTACTCCTGCGAAACCAGCAGTCTTCCCTGCCCGATATAGAGACGCGGAAACTGAGCATCGAGAAACGCGCTAAGGAAATCGACGAAGTTCACCTGCGGCTGTTTGAGCTGGATGATGAGTGGTCAGAATTTCCCTCTGCTGAAACCGTCACAGACAACATCATCAAGGACAGCAAGCGAAAGCTGTCTGATATCGAAAAAGCGAATCTCAAGAGCATTGTCGAAGAGACACTGGCCAAACAGAAAGAGTACCTGGATACGCTGATCCGCAGTAATAACGCATATTTCAATAAACTGATGGACCTCGATGTCGCAGAAACACAATTGGTCAAGCAGACGGAAGAATATGCAGATTACATTCAGGAACGGGTCTTCTGGATCAAAAGTTCGCCTCCGATCTCGTTTGCCGAAGCGAAGCAGATTCCGAACTCCCTGAGCTGGTTACTTTCCCTCAAACACTGGAAACAGCTACTCGAAGCCATCCAGCAGGATATCATCACCAACCCCATCATCTATGCAACCGGGATTTTCTGTTTTATCAGTCTGCTCTATCTGGCGTACAATGTGCGACAGCAGTTGCGGATCATCAACAAGGAAATCATTCGCAGCAGCTTTCGCAAATTTGGAATCACCGCGCGCGTCGCCTTCCTGACCTTGTTCATTGCAGTCGTCTGGCCGGGATTCATCTGGTTTTTCGCCTGGCGTCTGGGAAGTGGTCTCGAGACAGCTCCCTTCGTCAAAGCCGTGGATTCCAGTTTGCGGCAGGTCGCCTGGCTGCTGTTTTTCTGGGAATTGATCCGCCAGATCTGTCGTCCTCTGGGACTGGGGGAATCGCACTTTGGCTGGTACAAACAGACCGTGCTCTACGTACGGAAAAACGTCCGCTGGGTGATCAGTGTTTCCGTCCCCCTGCTCTTTGTCACACTGCTCCTGCATGGCAAGGAGGTCGATCGCACCCAGGATCTGCTGGAGCGACTGTTCTTCGTCGCGTTACTGGTGACGTATACGATCTTTGCCCGCCGGGTATTCCATCCCCGCTCCGGTCTCTTTCAGTCGATTATGAACTACAACCAGGAAGTCTGGTATGACCGTCTGAAATATCTGGTCTATTTCCTGGCTCTGGCCGTTCCCTGCAGTCTGATCCTGCTATCGTTGATCGGCTTTTACTTCACAGCGATGAGCCTGTTCCACCTGATCTTCCTGACGCTCTGGCTCTTCCTGGGCGTGATCCTGTTCCGCGCGATCCTGTTGCGCTGGATTCTGATCCATCATCGCCAGTTAAGCCATAAACTGAATCAGGAACGACTGGAGGCACTGCGTAAAGAGAATCAGGAATCGTCGACACCTGAGTCCAACATTGCCGGGATTACGACCGAAGAAGAAAACCCGGCTGACCTGACCAAGATCTCCGCCCAGATCAAACGACTGGTTAATGCGTGTATGCTGGTGATCCTGCTGCTGGGCGCCTTCGGGATCTGGGGGGACGTGATGCCCGCCTTCAATCGTCTTGACTCGTTCAAGCTCTGGTCGAGTCAGGTCCAGACCGAAGAAGAGATCAAAGACTCTGACGGTAATGTCACGACAAAAGTCACAGAGCGTCTGGAACCGGTCACCTATCTAGATGTCGCCCTGGCACTGATTTATGCCCTGTTTGCCGTGATCGCTACACGCAATATTCCCGGACTGCTGGAATTCCTGGTGCTGCAAAGGCTCCCCCTGGACTCCTCTGTGAAATATGCGACGACCAGTCTGGCCCGCTACGTTGTGGCTCTGATTGGTATTTTTGTAGTCTTCAATGCACTCGGCCTGGGCTGGTCGAAACTGCAATGGCTGGCGACCGCCCTGACCTTCGGCCTTGGTTTCGGTTTGCAGGAAATCTTCGCCAACTTTGTTTCCGGCCTGATTCTGCTGATCGAGCGACCAATTCGCGTGGGAGACATTATCACCGTGGATGAAATCACAGGCATCGTTTCTCGAATCCGGATGCGGGCGACCACCATTACCAACTGGGACCGCAAGGAATACATCGTTCCCAACCGGGACTTCATTACCGGCAAACTTTTGAACTGGACTCTGACTGATTCTGTCAATCGTGTGACTCTCACGGTGGGCGTCGCTTACGGTACCGATACGAACAAGGCCACTGACCTGGCAATGAAAATCCTGATGGACCATCCGCTGGTCCTGGAGGATCCGGCTCCCAGCATCACCTTTGAATCATTCGGCGACAGTACGTTGAACCTGATCCTGAGAGCCTACCTGCCTGACCTTGATAACCGGTTGCTGGCGATTCACCAGATTCATACTGCGATTCACGAACAGTTTAATGCGGCCGATATTGAAATCGCCTTCCCACAACGGGACGTGCATCTGTTCTACGGCGATAAACCGGAGATGATTCCTCCGCCGGAACTCCCGGAGCCCGAAACCACTGAGAATACGGAAACCAGCTGA
- a CDS encoding efflux RND transporter periplasmic adaptor subunit, whose amino-acid sequence MKSRVISIMVILILFVGIGIYWKQNQSKTEAETGAPDIGSAVETANEDAPSEVALSEEKMKNIQLTVAPVKRQPLSQIRMVPGRLQYDDRKHVSIKAPADGVLVEVRVKTGDEIKEGQVLAVLNSPEIGTARADLLQRTAEYELAQKQFGWKNEIQNNVQKLVDALLSKQPMPEIEKEFANEKLGDYRSQLLPAYSRYLLAEMINSKSAPLAKSGAISLQSLKRRETEMQDARADLKSLCEQSIYDVKLERDREQARVNDAEHRMTISRQNLEALLGATVDPGSKELKAAEKLSRLEVIAPFSGTIEDRTFSRSERVNRSDALFTLAQTDTLWVAADIRESDWAAISLTGSQELQVKVNSYPDETFPARLYYLGRSVSPVTNSVPLIAEIKNPDGKLRPGMFVQVLIPGKQKSDVITVPARAVLDDAQQEFVFVKTSDRSFRRVDIQSGLKTEDWVEVQNGLTEGEQVVDEGAFTLKSELLLEREE is encoded by the coding sequence ATGAAATCGCGAGTTATTAGCATCATGGTCATTCTGATTCTGTTCGTCGGAATCGGAATTTACTGGAAACAAAATCAGTCAAAAACAGAGGCAGAAACAGGTGCTCCTGACATCGGTTCTGCAGTCGAAACTGCAAACGAGGATGCGCCCTCGGAAGTGGCCCTCTCTGAAGAGAAAATGAAAAACATTCAACTGACGGTGGCCCCTGTGAAACGACAGCCACTGAGTCAGATTCGCATGGTTCCCGGGCGGTTGCAGTATGACGACCGCAAACATGTTTCAATCAAAGCACCCGCTGATGGTGTGCTGGTGGAAGTTCGTGTGAAAACGGGAGATGAGATCAAAGAAGGTCAGGTGCTGGCAGTCCTGAACAGTCCCGAGATCGGAACCGCACGCGCCGACCTGTTGCAGCGGACGGCCGAGTATGAACTGGCCCAAAAACAGTTCGGCTGGAAAAATGAAATCCAGAACAATGTGCAGAAACTGGTCGATGCTCTACTCAGTAAGCAGCCGATGCCGGAGATCGAAAAAGAGTTCGCGAACGAGAAACTGGGAGACTACCGGTCCCAACTGCTCCCCGCTTATTCACGCTACCTGCTGGCTGAAATGATCAATTCGAAATCCGCTCCCCTGGCGAAATCGGGGGCAATTTCTCTGCAGTCATTGAAGCGGCGTGAAACTGAAATGCAGGATGCACGGGCCGATCTGAAATCTCTGTGCGAACAGTCGATTTACGACGTCAAACTGGAACGCGATCGAGAACAGGCACGCGTCAATGATGCCGAACATCGCATGACTATCAGTCGTCAGAATCTGGAGGCCCTGCTGGGAGCGACCGTCGATCCCGGCAGTAAAGAGCTCAAGGCTGCAGAGAAACTCTCCCGACTGGAGGTCATCGCCCCTTTCAGTGGAACCATTGAGGACCGTACTTTCAGCAGGTCCGAACGCGTAAATCGATCCGATGCACTGTTCACACTCGCGCAGACCGACACTCTCTGGGTGGCTGCCGATATCCGTGAATCGGACTGGGCAGCGATTTCACTGACGGGCAGCCAGGAGCTGCAGGTGAAAGTCAATTCGTATCCCGATGAGACATTCCCGGCGCGACTGTACTACCTCGGACGTTCGGTTTCACCTGTGACCAATTCGGTTCCGTTGATTGCAGAGATAAAAAATCCGGACGGCAAACTGCGTCCCGGCATGTTCGTCCAGGTTCTGATTCCCGGCAAGCAGAAGTCCGATGTGATTACGGTCCCGGCCCGGGCAGTTCTGGATGACGCGCAACAGGAATTTGTTTTCGTCAAAACATCCGATCGTTCATTTCGACGTGTTGATATTCAGTCAGGTTTGAAAACAGAAGACTGGGTGGAAGTTCAGAATGGTCTTACGGAAGGTGAGCAGGTTGTGGATGAGGGGGCGTTTACCCTCAAGTCCGAACTGCTGCTGGAACGGGAAGAATAA
- a CDS encoding response regulator transcription factor yields MKHQLDLPIDYEPRVFVVDDDESVSASIAELIGSMGFRATTYTSAEELLADTDNRICGCVIADLRLMGCNAIEMLRKMKAAGYEIPLIILSAFVDVTTTVSAMSEGAMTVLEKPYAEQELWDQVIAAILLDSEQRFARRWLMEYHEKEHRLTEGETEVMRMLLKGLSNKTISHQLDLSARTVVMRRKAILNKLEVDNVIDLAKLITKAQIIEQHLTTDNVVSEIKCQLQE; encoded by the coding sequence ATGAAACACCAGTTAGATTTACCAATCGATTATGAGCCTCGCGTCTTCGTGGTCGATGACGACGAATCCGTGAGTGCCTCCATAGCCGAGCTCATCGGCAGCATGGGCTTCAGAGCGACTACCTATACGTCCGCTGAAGAATTACTGGCTGATACCGATAATCGCATTTGTGGTTGTGTCATTGCAGACCTGCGTCTGATGGGCTGTAACGCCATCGAGATGCTGCGGAAGATGAAAGCAGCCGGCTATGAAATTCCACTCATCATTCTTTCCGCCTTTGTGGATGTGACGACAACCGTTTCAGCCATGTCGGAGGGAGCCATGACGGTTCTCGAAAAACCGTATGCCGAACAGGAACTCTGGGACCAGGTGATTGCTGCGATCCTGCTGGACTCGGAGCAACGGTTTGCCCGGCGCTGGCTGATGGAGTATCACGAGAAAGAGCATCGACTGACCGAGGGGGAAACCGAAGTCATGCGCATGCTGTTGAAGGGACTTTCCAACAAAACCATCAGCCACCAGCTGGATCTGTCTGCGCGAACGGTGGTCATGCGGAGAAAGGCCATCCTTAATAAACTGGAAGTTGATAATGTGATTGATCTGGCCAAGCTGATTACCAAGGCACAGATCATCGAACAGCACCTGACAACGGATAATGTGGTCTCAGAAATCAAATGCCAGCTGCAGGAGTAG
- a CDS encoding transcriptional regulator, with product MYQKTLRFNQQTPEHLPIELVALGDKLRAIKHPEQQNLLESYHKVVNYSRQRVKIVNLMSDTLAQLRLDVKYLLFDLEVTQSERDSAIAQLKELQ from the coding sequence ATGTATCAGAAAACACTTCGCTTTAATCAGCAGACACCAGAGCATTTACCGATTGAGCTTGTCGCATTGGGAGACAAGCTGCGGGCAATCAAGCATCCCGAACAGCAGAACCTGCTCGAGAGTTATCATAAAGTCGTGAACTATTCCCGACAACGGGTCAAGATTGTCAACCTGATGTCGGATACTCTGGCCCAGTTGAGGCTGGATGTGAAATATCTGCTCTTCGACCTGGAGGTCACACAGTCGGAACGGGATTCCGCGATCGCCCAGTTAAAGGAGCTGCAATAG
- a CDS encoding IclR family transcriptional regulator gives MSTATTSVPALERGLDILELLNQEPDGLGISELATRLSLNKNAVFRITHTLTDRNYLERDPLTKKFRLSPRLLSLGLPQAGDVSLVEVALPLMRELRDLTRETVQLGIQVGDEGVIIEQVSGLHPLRIAVDIGLRFPLHNNAPGKVLLANQSPRERAATLNRIPLTADTPRTLTKPAALQTECTKVLNRGYATDHAEADEGIHCVAAPVTGPEGKLIAVLWVSAPAKRLPKSMFASMGAQILDCAAQISGGLQP, from the coding sequence ATGAGTACTGCTACCACGAGTGTTCCCGCCCTGGAACGGGGACTCGATATCCTGGAACTGCTGAACCAGGAACCCGACGGGCTGGGGATCAGCGAACTCGCAACACGCTTGTCGCTGAATAAAAACGCGGTGTTTCGCATTACCCACACGCTGACGGACCGTAACTATCTCGAACGCGATCCGCTTACCAAAAAGTTTCGACTCTCTCCCCGTCTGCTTTCTCTGGGCTTGCCACAAGCCGGTGATGTCAGCCTGGTGGAAGTCGCCCTCCCGCTAATGCGTGAGCTCCGCGACCTGACACGGGAAACTGTTCAACTGGGAATTCAGGTCGGCGATGAAGGCGTCATTATCGAACAGGTCAGCGGTCTGCACCCACTCCGCATTGCCGTCGATATCGGTCTCCGCTTTCCCCTGCATAATAACGCACCCGGCAAAGTACTGCTGGCGAATCAGTCGCCCCGCGAGCGGGCGGCGACTTTGAACCGGATTCCGCTCACCGCTGATACCCCTCGCACCTTGACCAAACCCGCAGCGCTGCAAACCGAATGTACGAAAGTCTTGAACCGCGGTTATGCTACCGACCATGCAGAAGCAGACGAAGGCATTCACTGTGTCGCCGCTCCGGTGACCGGTCCTGAAGGAAAGCTGATCGCCGTCCTCTGGGTCTCGGCTCCAGCGAAACGCCTGCCGAAAAGCATGTTTGCCAGCATGGGAGCTCAGATCCTCGACTGTGCCGCACAGATCAGCGGAGGCCTGCAGCCATGA